In one Geoglobus acetivorans genomic region, the following are encoded:
- the hpt gene encoding hypoxanthine/guanine phosphoribosyltransferase: MLSKLVKSLENAPVIMKGDYPYFIHPLTDGVPELDPDIVREAVSGIIRIADLDVDKIVTVEAMGIPVAMALSLAVSIPIVVVRKRAYDLPNEIVVDQETGYSKGKLYINGVNKGDRVILVDDVISTGGTALATLKALEKAGAVVKDFVAVVEKGEGANKLREAGYNVKSLVKIEVSRDGVRVIDHI; the protein is encoded by the coding sequence ATGCTGAGCAAGCTCGTAAAAAGCCTTGAAAACGCTCCGGTGATAATGAAGGGGGACTATCCATATTTTATTCATCCCCTCACGGACGGTGTTCCGGAGCTTGACCCGGACATAGTGAGGGAGGCAGTTTCGGGCATAATCAGAATAGCGGACCTTGACGTGGACAAGATCGTTACCGTTGAGGCAATGGGGATACCCGTGGCGATGGCCCTCAGCCTCGCGGTAAGCATTCCAATCGTTGTTGTCCGAAAGAGAGCATACGACCTTCCAAACGAGATTGTGGTCGATCAGGAGACGGGATATTCGAAGGGAAAACTGTACATCAACGGAGTTAACAAAGGCGACAGAGTCATCCTGGTTGACGATGTGATCTCCACAGGAGGGACTGCGCTTGCCACCCTCAAAGCTCTTGAGAAGGCCGGAGCGGTTGTGAAAGACTTCGTTGCAGTTGTGGAGAAGGGGGAAGGAGCAAACAAGCTGAGAGAGGCAGGGTACAACGTTAAAAGCCTCGTGAAGATAGAGGTTAGCAGAGATGGGGTCAGAGTCATCGACCATATTTGA
- the ppsA gene encoding pyruvate, water dikinase: protein MGILWLNEIGKDDVPLAGGKGANLGELLRNEIPVPNGFVVDSRTFIEFMEATGLWYHINDLLRGLDVENTDNLNEVSGKIRKLIEEAKIPENIEEEIKKAYRKLCEEEGEEVFVAVRSSATAEDLPEASFAGQQETYLNVRGEEDVVDRVRKCWSSLYTPRAIYYRVQQGFKHEEVSIAVVVQKMVNSEKSGVMFTSHPVTGEKLCIIEAAFGLGEAIVSGSVTPDTYIYDRNAGKLVDVSIGEKKIMITKDENGKTVTVDLPPEKSNERVLSDEEIEELVKYAELIENHYGNPQDVEWGMEKGRVYILQSRAITTIKGGTKEESKVSGDLKVIIKGLGASPGIGIGKVKVIFSEKEINKVEQGDILVTTMTTPDMVPAMKRASAIVTDEGGLTCHAAIVSRELGVPAVVGTKEATKILKDGMIVTVDGEKGNVYEGAVELKTEEDKPKVLAGGGKIITATEVKVNISIPDGAKRAFETGADGVGLFRIEHMVLGLPKHPMKYIKDGEVEEYVQKLYEGMKVVVDTFYPKPVWIRTIDAPTDEFRAMEGGEDEPIEANPMLGFRGIRRDLIEEEHFRAEIRAIKRLVEEGYTNIGIMLPLITRVDEVRRAKQIIMEEGLPLSKIEFGIMVETPAAAIIIEDLVKEGIDFVSFGTNDLTQYTIAVDRNNENVAYLYDETHPAVMKLIEHVIKVCRKHGVKTSICGQAGSYPKVVEKLVRLGIDSVSANPDAVERVRETVARVEKRIMLDRLRDE, encoded by the coding sequence ATGGGCATTCTCTGGCTGAACGAAATCGGAAAAGACGATGTTCCACTTGCCGGTGGAAAGGGTGCGAACCTTGGAGAGCTTCTGAGAAACGAAATTCCGGTTCCAAACGGTTTTGTGGTTGATAGCAGAACGTTCATCGAGTTCATGGAAGCTACGGGCTTGTGGTATCACATAAACGACCTGTTGAGGGGTCTTGATGTTGAAAATACCGATAACCTCAACGAGGTTTCCGGAAAAATAAGAAAACTCATTGAAGAGGCAAAAATTCCAGAAAACATTGAAGAAGAAATAAAAAAGGCCTACAGAAAGCTCTGTGAAGAAGAGGGTGAGGAAGTCTTCGTTGCGGTGAGAAGCTCGGCCACCGCAGAAGATTTGCCTGAGGCGAGTTTTGCGGGTCAGCAGGAGACCTACCTCAACGTAAGAGGCGAAGAAGATGTGGTGGACAGGGTCAGAAAGTGCTGGAGCAGCCTCTACACACCGAGAGCGATATACTACAGGGTTCAGCAGGGCTTCAAACATGAGGAAGTAAGCATAGCTGTTGTTGTCCAGAAGATGGTGAACAGCGAGAAAAGCGGAGTGATGTTCACCTCACACCCCGTAACCGGAGAAAAGCTGTGTATAATCGAGGCCGCTTTTGGTCTCGGTGAGGCAATTGTCAGCGGTTCTGTAACTCCTGACACCTATATCTATGACAGAAACGCAGGAAAACTCGTTGATGTTTCAATTGGAGAAAAGAAAATTATGATCACAAAAGACGAGAACGGAAAGACGGTAACGGTCGACCTTCCTCCGGAAAAGTCCAATGAAAGAGTTCTCTCTGACGAGGAGATTGAGGAGCTTGTGAAGTATGCCGAGCTTATAGAAAACCATTACGGCAATCCCCAGGATGTTGAATGGGGAATGGAAAAGGGCAGGGTATACATCCTGCAGTCACGTGCCATAACGACCATTAAAGGAGGAACAAAGGAGGAGAGTAAGGTGAGCGGTGATCTGAAGGTTATTATCAAAGGTCTTGGAGCTTCTCCAGGTATTGGCATTGGAAAGGTGAAGGTTATCTTCAGCGAGAAGGAGATAAACAAGGTTGAACAGGGCGACATTCTCGTTACAACCATGACCACCCCGGACATGGTTCCGGCGATGAAGAGGGCATCGGCCATTGTAACTGACGAGGGTGGACTGACCTGCCACGCCGCAATTGTCAGCAGGGAGCTTGGAGTGCCGGCAGTTGTAGGAACAAAGGAGGCGACTAAGATCCTGAAGGACGGAATGATTGTTACTGTGGATGGTGAAAAAGGCAATGTTTATGAGGGCGCCGTGGAGCTTAAAACGGAAGAAGATAAACCAAAAGTTCTGGCTGGTGGCGGAAAAATAATCACGGCCACCGAAGTCAAGGTAAACATCTCCATCCCTGACGGTGCAAAAAGAGCCTTTGAAACAGGGGCAGATGGAGTGGGGCTGTTCAGGATAGAGCACATGGTTCTCGGCCTGCCCAAACACCCGATGAAATACATAAAAGACGGAGAAGTCGAGGAATACGTCCAGAAACTTTACGAAGGCATGAAAGTCGTTGTTGACACATTCTATCCAAAGCCAGTCTGGATAAGGACAATTGACGCACCGACAGACGAGTTCAGGGCAATGGAAGGCGGAGAAGACGAACCAATCGAAGCAAACCCCATGCTGGGATTCAGAGGAATAAGGAGAGACCTCATAGAAGAGGAACATTTCAGAGCGGAGATAAGAGCAATAAAGAGGCTTGTCGAAGAGGGTTACACGAACATAGGTATAATGCTCCCGCTGATAACAAGAGTGGATGAAGTGAGGAGAGCCAAGCAGATAATAATGGAAGAAGGGCTTCCGCTGAGCAAAATTGAGTTCGGCATTATGGTGGAAACCCCCGCAGCTGCAATCATAATAGAGGACCTTGTAAAAGAGGGTATTGACTTCGTATCTTTCGGAACAAACGACCTCACCCAGTACACAATAGCCGTGGACAGAAACAACGAAAACGTCGCATATCTGTATGACGAGACACATCCAGCAGTCATGAAGCTCATAGAGCACGTGATAAAGGTGTGCAGAAAACATGGTGTTAAGACATCGATATGCGGACAGGCAGGAAGCTACCCGAAGGTGGTCGAAAAACTCGTTAGGCTCGGAATAGACAGTGTGTCTGCCAACCCTGATGCTGTCGAGAGGGTTAGAGAGACTGTCGCGAGGGTAGAAAAGAGAATAATGCTCGACAGACTGAGGGATGAGTGA
- a CDS encoding dihydroorotase — MLIHGKILLGNTIVTAGMKIEDGKIVEISKQISGKKLKGIIMPAGIDVHVHLRDFDESHKETIRNGTLSALNGGICLVVDQPNSRPFIDSEEMYEKRMRLASKFVNVDYSLNIGLTRRNFPKINSIAEKIKKNGYNPAVGEIFLQHENKDVEATTEMVEKVTSFSTIHAELPEFVESNEIPNFLHRKREAEILAVKKLASEGRYFCHISTREAFETIREKGAYAEVTPHHLLLDASHHSRLGNFVNVNPPLRTENDRKFLLDNFSKIDVVASDHAPHSPEEKENGASGYPGVETLYPLLMGLVFYGKLDIFDVAKVISENPAEIFGFNGYGAVKPGNYANLAVFDISKVEKIKPQKLHYFHKWSPFESFPAVFPHTVILRGEFAKERGELAEGFGRVYKTGTVL; from the coding sequence ATGCTCATCCACGGAAAAATTCTGCTGGGAAACACCATAGTAACTGCAGGAATGAAAATCGAAGATGGCAAAATAGTAGAAATAAGCAAGCAAATTTCAGGAAAAAAACTGAAGGGAATTATAATGCCTGCAGGCATAGACGTTCACGTTCACCTGAGAGATTTTGACGAAAGCCATAAAGAAACGATAAGAAATGGAACCCTGTCCGCGTTGAACGGCGGAATCTGCCTTGTCGTCGATCAGCCAAACTCCAGGCCATTTATCGACAGCGAGGAAATGTACGAGAAAAGGATGAGACTTGCAAGCAAATTCGTTAACGTGGATTATTCCCTGAACATTGGTCTTACCAGAAGAAATTTCCCCAAGATAAACAGTATTGCAGAAAAAATAAAGAAAAACGGCTACAACCCGGCAGTTGGAGAGATCTTCCTGCAGCACGAAAACAAAGATGTGGAAGCCACGACAGAAATGGTGGAAAAGGTTACATCGTTCTCGACAATACATGCTGAACTTCCAGAGTTTGTGGAATCTAACGAAATCCCTAACTTTTTACACAGAAAAAGAGAAGCTGAAATTCTTGCAGTTAAAAAACTTGCATCTGAGGGCAGGTATTTCTGCCACATATCCACAAGAGAGGCTTTTGAAACCATCAGAGAAAAAGGCGCATACGCAGAGGTTACTCCCCACCACCTCCTGCTTGATGCATCCCATCACAGCCGACTCGGAAACTTCGTGAACGTCAACCCTCCGCTCAGGACCGAAAATGACAGGAAGTTTCTGCTCGACAATTTTTCAAAGATAGACGTTGTTGCTTCAGATCATGCCCCCCACTCCCCAGAGGAAAAAGAGAACGGAGCCTCAGGTTATCCCGGCGTTGAAACCCTCTACCCTCTCCTCATGGGACTTGTTTTCTATGGAAAACTGGACATCTTTGATGTGGCGAAGGTGATCTCGGAAAATCCTGCAGAAATATTCGGTTTTAATGGATACGGAGCAGTAAAACCAGGAAACTACGCAAATCTCGCAGTATTTGATATTTCAAAGGTGGAGAAAATCAAGCCACAGAAACTCCATTATTTCCACAAATGGAGTCCCTTTGAGAGTTTTCCGGCAGTATTTCCCCACACAGTTATTCTGAGAGGAGAATTCGCAAAAGAGAGGGGTGAGCTTGCGGAGGGTTTTGGGAGGGTTTACAAAACCGGTACAGTGTTATAA
- the ftsZ gene encoding cell division protein FtsZ, which yields MDSIVKEALKRANQEKRPFTKEDEDDEILEMLHELRTVIRVVGVGGSGCNTVTRMYDEGIEGAELIAINTDVQHLYYTKADKRILVGKKRTRGLGAGSLPQVGEEAARENEEEIKALLEGSDLVFITCGLGGGTGTGAAPVVAEAAQDAGALTIAVVTLPFTAEGAIRRANAEAGLERLREVTDTVIVIPNDRLLDVVPNYPIQLAFKVADEVLMRAVKGITELITKPALINLDFADVRTVMEKGGVAMIGLGEASGEDKASESVRKALKSPLLDVDITGAKAALVNVTGGPDMTIEEAESIVEEIYSKIDPDARIIWGAMIDPSLENTIRTLVIVTGVKSPQIFGRKGPAVTKRYGIDFVR from the coding sequence ATGGATTCAATAGTGAAAGAGGCTTTAAAGAGGGCAAATCAGGAGAAGAGACCTTTTACGAAAGAGGATGAGGATGACGAAATTCTCGAAATGCTTCACGAGCTGAGAACCGTTATAAGGGTTGTGGGAGTTGGGGGAAGCGGATGCAATACTGTTACAAGGATGTACGATGAGGGAATCGAAGGTGCAGAACTCATCGCAATAAATACGGATGTCCAGCATCTTTACTATACGAAGGCTGATAAGAGAATACTGGTTGGAAAGAAGAGAACAAGGGGTCTTGGAGCGGGAAGCCTTCCACAGGTTGGTGAGGAGGCAGCAAGAGAGAACGAAGAGGAGATCAAGGCACTGCTCGAAGGTTCTGACCTCGTATTCATTACATGTGGTCTCGGTGGTGGAACTGGTACCGGGGCTGCTCCGGTTGTTGCTGAAGCAGCTCAGGATGCCGGAGCTCTTACCATAGCTGTTGTAACTCTGCCATTTACGGCAGAAGGTGCTATAAGAAGGGCGAACGCTGAAGCAGGGCTTGAGAGGTTGAGGGAGGTTACAGATACGGTCATTGTCATTCCGAACGACAGGCTGCTGGACGTTGTGCCAAACTACCCGATACAGCTTGCATTCAAGGTGGCGGATGAGGTGCTGATGAGGGCGGTCAAGGGCATAACTGAGCTCATCACGAAGCCGGCTCTGATAAACCTGGACTTTGCAGATGTCAGGACAGTGATGGAGAAGGGCGGGGTTGCGATGATTGGACTCGGTGAGGCCAGCGGCGAAGACAAAGCATCTGAAAGTGTGAGGAAGGCATTGAAGAGCCCGTTGCTCGATGTGGACATAACCGGCGCAAAGGCGGCGCTGGTCAATGTTACCGGTGGTCCGGACATGACCATTGAAGAGGCAGAAAGCATCGTTGAGGAGATTTACAGCAAGATAGATCCCGATGCCAGGATAATCTGGGGTGCAATGATCGATCCATCGCTTGAAAATACGATAAGGACTCTGGTAATAGTCACAGGCGTCAAATCACCTCAGATCTTTGGAAGAAAGGGTCCAGCGGTAACGAAGAGATACGGAATTGACTTTGTCAGGTAA
- a CDS encoding protein translocase SEC61 complex subunit gamma, producing the protein MLSEKFRDYINILKMTRKPDREEFVTTLKVSVAVMLVIGLIGFIVYLLMDVLPGYLG; encoded by the coding sequence ATGCTCAGTGAAAAATTCAGGGATTACATCAACATACTCAAGATGACCAGAAAACCGGATAGGGAGGAGTTCGTGACTACTCTGAAGGTATCCGTGGCTGTGATGCTGGTAATTGGTCTGATAGGCTTCATAGTCTATCTGCTTATGGATGTACTGCCGGGGTATCTGGGATGA
- a CDS encoding transcription elongation factor Spt5, with protein sequence MSKFFIVKTTANQEKIVANLMAAAVKKRGINLYSILSPKEIKGYIIVEAESNEDIVNAIKGIPHIKGLVKGEVSFTEIEHFLKPKKAAEQIREGYKVEIISGPFKGEMAIVKRVDEAKNEITVELLEAVVPIPVTVKADNVRILEKTDEEV encoded by the coding sequence ATGAGCAAGTTCTTTATAGTGAAAACGACGGCAAATCAGGAGAAAATAGTGGCGAACCTGATGGCAGCGGCTGTTAAAAAGAGAGGCATAAATCTTTATTCAATTCTGTCTCCGAAGGAAATCAAAGGATACATCATTGTTGAGGCGGAGAGCAACGAGGATATTGTCAATGCAATAAAGGGTATTCCTCACATCAAGGGGCTTGTGAAGGGTGAAGTGAGCTTCACGGAAATTGAACATTTTCTGAAGCCCAAGAAAGCTGCTGAGCAGATCAGGGAAGGTTACAAGGTCGAAATCATCAGCGGACCGTTCAAGGGTGAAATGGCCATTGTGAAGAGAGTGGACGAGGCGAAGAATGAAATAACGGTCGAACTCCTTGAGGCTGTAGTTCCAATTCCTGTAACGGTTAAAGCTGACAACGTTAGGATTCTTGAAAAAACGGATGAGGAGGTGTAA
- a CDS encoding 50S ribosomal protein L11, whose product MPQVVEVLVPGGKASPGPPLGPAIGPLGLNVKQVVDKINEATKDFDGLPVPVKIIANEDRTFDIEVGVPPVSALIKKELGIEKGSKATGREYVGDLTMEQVYKIARIKVKQMLSYDLRGAVLEVLGTAVSMGVTVEGKHPKEVQQEVKEGKIEIPAE is encoded by the coding sequence ATGCCACAGGTTGTTGAAGTTCTTGTTCCAGGAGGGAAAGCAAGCCCGGGACCACCACTTGGTCCGGCCATAGGTCCTCTCGGACTAAATGTCAAGCAGGTAGTGGATAAGATCAACGAGGCAACGAAAGACTTTGATGGATTGCCGGTTCCTGTCAAGATAATAGCAAATGAAGACAGAACCTTTGACATCGAGGTGGGTGTTCCACCTGTTTCGGCACTGATAAAGAAGGAACTCGGAATTGAGAAAGGCTCCAAGGCAACAGGAAGGGAGTACGTCGGAGATCTCACAATGGAGCAGGTGTACAAGATTGCGAGGATAAAGGTAAAACAGATGCTCTCGTATGACCTGAGGGGAGCGGTGCTGGAGGTTCTCGGAACTGCCGTTTCAATGGGCGTAACTGTGGAAGGAAAGCATCCCAAGGAAGTTCAGCAGGAAGTCAAGGAAGGAAAAATCGAAATTCCTGCCGAATAA
- a CDS encoding translation initiation factor IF-2 subunit gamma — protein MSDDVPLPEVNIGMVGHVDHGKTTLVAALSGVWTDRHSEELKRGISIKLGYADATFRKCPKCEGTEAYMVEKVCPKHGVETDILRTVSFVDSPGHETLMATMLSGAALMDGAVLVIAANEKCPRPQTKEHLMALEIIGVDRIVIVQNKIDIVSKERVLENFQEIKEFVRGTIAENAPVIPVSAQQRVNIDALIEVIEDTIPTPERDLESPPLMYVARSFDVNKPGTDPENLVGGVLGGSLSRGRLRVGDEIEVRPGIKDERGNYNPIHSEVVSIMASGRQIEEATPGGLIGVATKLDPFLTKADGLVGNVVGHPDKLPDVLFDFTMDVHLLERVVGAEEELRVEKIKMNEPLMLAVGTSITLGVVTSARDDVVEVKLKRPVCAEKGSKVAISRRVGSRWRLIGAGTLI, from the coding sequence ATGAGTGATGACGTTCCATTGCCAGAAGTAAATATAGGTATGGTTGGTCATGTTGATCACGGTAAAACTACTCTTGTTGCTGCATTGAGTGGTGTGTGGACCGACAGGCACAGTGAAGAGCTCAAAAGGGGAATTTCGATCAAGCTCGGTTATGCCGATGCAACCTTCAGAAAATGCCCCAAGTGTGAGGGGACAGAGGCATACATGGTGGAAAAGGTGTGCCCGAAACACGGTGTTGAGACTGATATTCTCAGAACCGTGAGCTTCGTAGACAGTCCCGGGCATGAGACGCTGATGGCTACAATGCTGAGCGGTGCCGCTCTGATGGACGGAGCAGTGCTCGTTATTGCTGCAAATGAGAAATGTCCCAGGCCACAGACCAAAGAGCATCTGATGGCTCTGGAGATTATAGGTGTCGACAGGATTGTCATCGTGCAGAACAAGATCGACATCGTTTCAAAGGAGAGGGTTTTGGAGAACTTTCAGGAGATAAAGGAGTTTGTCAGAGGTACCATAGCTGAAAATGCCCCTGTAATTCCGGTATCTGCCCAGCAGAGGGTTAACATTGACGCGCTGATTGAGGTGATTGAAGATACAATACCGACGCCTGAGAGGGATCTGGAGTCTCCTCCGCTCATGTATGTTGCCAGGAGCTTTGATGTCAACAAACCCGGAACTGATCCGGAGAATCTTGTGGGAGGTGTTCTGGGAGGCAGTCTCTCGAGGGGCAGACTCAGGGTGGGAGACGAAATAGAGGTCAGACCGGGAATAAAGGACGAAAGGGGGAATTATAACCCCATTCACAGCGAGGTCGTGAGCATCATGGCCTCAGGCAGACAGATTGAGGAAGCCACGCCCGGAGGCCTCATCGGCGTTGCCACAAAACTCGATCCGTTCCTGACAAAGGCTGACGGGCTTGTGGGGAATGTCGTGGGCCATCCTGACAAGCTTCCCGACGTCCTGTTCGACTTCACGATGGACGTGCATCTCCTTGAAAGGGTTGTTGGTGCTGAGGAAGAGCTCAGAGTGGAAAAGATAAAGATGAATGAACCGCTGATGCTTGCCGTTGGAACATCCATCACACTCGGGGTTGTAACATCTGCGAGAGATGATGTTGTTGAGGTAAAGCTGAAGAGACCCGTCTGTGCTGAGAAAGGCTCTAAGGTTGCTATAAGCAGAAGGGTTGGCTCGAGATGGAGGCTGATAGGCGCCGGAACTCTAATCTGA
- a CDS encoding PIN domain-containing protein codes for MEADRRRNSNLKSVIIDTNVLIYIFTHRVDVFSQLRELGFRRFIFPEQTIEELKKLQLSLDGLEKRAAKFALKLIENCNECEIFHVDAEGNDNAILRLAKMFSSTVITNDKRLRKRAKLEGIPVGYLRELRYVEVEDDF; via the coding sequence ATGGAGGCTGATAGGCGCCGGAACTCTAATCTGAAGAGCGTAATAATTGACACGAATGTTTTAATTTACATTTTCACACACAGGGTTGACGTTTTCAGTCAGCTGAGGGAGCTTGGATTCAGGAGATTCATATTTCCGGAACAGACCATTGAAGAGCTGAAAAAGCTTCAGCTCAGCCTCGATGGGCTGGAAAAGAGGGCTGCGAAATTTGCCCTGAAGCTGATTGAGAACTGCAATGAATGTGAAATTTTTCACGTGGATGCAGAGGGGAACGACAACGCAATTCTCAGGCTGGCGAAGATGTTTTCATCCACCGTAATAACGAACGATAAACGCCTGAGAAAGAGGGCCAAACTGGAGGGAATCCCTGTGGGGTATCTGAGAGAGCTGAGATATGTCGAGGTTGAGGATGATTTTTGA
- a CDS encoding ATP-binding protein, producing MMCSSCGKKAFEKFRGRYYCRECFIRKYEGAVESAVRRYRMVRKNERVLAALSGGKDSVAMLMSLKSLSRKLNFELEAFFIHLGIGGYSDKSLAVSQKVSSILDVELNVVRIEDYGFRIDDVKRKTCSVCGNVKRYLFNRFARESGFDLIATGHCAEDILANLLKNMYSGNIEWSEKQKPRIEGYDRMIGRIRPLYEMSERENLLYVLARELPFVSEECPHAPSTVWKEIVYDIEKRVPGYRVSVLRNLARERRDEKTEYKYCKKCGEITTSSICQFCRNVMKYSKKSS from the coding sequence ATGATGTGTTCATCGTGCGGGAAAAAGGCGTTCGAAAAATTCAGGGGAAGATATTACTGCAGGGAATGTTTCATAAGGAAATACGAGGGTGCCGTCGAATCTGCCGTCAGAAGATACAGAATGGTAAGGAAAAATGAGAGAGTCCTCGCAGCGCTGAGCGGCGGGAAGGACAGTGTTGCAATGCTCATGTCTCTGAAGTCCCTTTCCAGAAAACTGAATTTCGAGCTTGAGGCATTTTTCATTCACCTCGGAATAGGAGGGTATTCAGATAAATCCCTTGCAGTCTCGCAGAAGGTTTCCAGCATCCTTGATGTCGAGCTGAACGTGGTGAGAATAGAGGATTACGGATTCAGGATAGACGATGTTAAGAGAAAAACATGCTCCGTTTGCGGCAATGTGAAAAGGTACCTGTTCAACAGGTTTGCGAGGGAAAGCGGGTTCGATCTGATTGCGACAGGGCATTGTGCTGAAGACATATTGGCGAACCTGCTGAAAAACATGTATTCGGGAAACATTGAGTGGAGTGAAAAGCAGAAACCAAGGATAGAGGGATACGACAGGATGATTGGAAGAATAAGGCCCCTGTACGAAATGAGCGAGCGTGAAAATCTCCTCTACGTTCTGGCAAGAGAGTTGCCCTTTGTCAGCGAGGAGTGTCCGCACGCCCCATCAACCGTGTGGAAGGAGATAGTGTATGACATAGAAAAAAGGGTTCCGGGCTACAGAGTTTCGGTCCTCAGAAATCTGGCGAGAGAGCGCAGGGATGAGAAAACCGAGTACAAGTACTGCAAGAAGTGTGGAGAGATAACGACATCCAGCATCTGCCAGTTCTGCAGAAACGTCATGAAGTATTCGAAAAAGTCCAGCTAA
- a CDS encoding site-2 protease family protein, whose translation MNVQLGLLVFFIYWGIVELLKQKGVLERRNISSYGPILMIRTEKGLNLLKKLARYRRLWIILGNAGIPAVFAGMVFMFILILFMDYSLLTSPPPPSELTSPRNALLIPGVNKFIPLVWGLIGLIVTLIVHEFSHAVSALSENIRVKSLGILVALVPVGGFAEPDEEELMQKAGRSTRLRVFSSGVISNFITAIIAFSVFFYLLGFITPSVAVLKSDDPRLKTGDIVMEINGVEIHSPEDISKAVGNSDRITLTLKDGRTVTIEGVTGVKIAGVVKNYPADKAGFREGWIITGVDGVRIHTLDDFLKIMKEKKGGDKVTLQVYDGHRFRNFDITLRDSNGRGIIGVQVEEYFAGVTFSYYYAENILNTLRNIPSMLLHPAGWLFLISMPIVYFNSFSYPITAFFASQVGDWIFFALNTFYWVGWINFYVGLFNCLPALPLDGGRVYYDVVEKIGGRRVAEASTRFLSILIFGSIILSIVIPNMPR comes from the coding sequence ATGAACGTTCAGCTCGGATTACTCGTGTTCTTCATATACTGGGGAATCGTTGAGTTGCTGAAACAGAAAGGCGTTCTCGAAAGGAGGAACATCAGCTCCTATGGTCCGATACTGATGATAAGAACAGAAAAAGGCCTCAATCTGCTCAAAAAACTTGCGAGGTACAGAAGGCTCTGGATCATACTCGGGAACGCCGGCATACCTGCCGTTTTTGCTGGAATGGTGTTCATGTTCATCCTGATACTGTTCATGGATTACTCACTGCTGACCTCCCCACCGCCACCCTCGGAGCTTACAAGCCCGAGAAACGCCCTTCTCATCCCCGGCGTGAACAAATTCATCCCCTTAGTGTGGGGCCTTATCGGCCTTATTGTAACACTCATAGTCCATGAGTTCAGCCACGCAGTCTCAGCCCTCTCAGAAAACATAAGGGTGAAATCCTTGGGAATCCTCGTTGCCTTAGTGCCTGTGGGAGGATTTGCAGAGCCAGATGAGGAGGAACTGATGCAAAAAGCAGGGAGGTCAACAAGACTGAGAGTTTTTTCTTCGGGGGTTATAAGCAATTTTATAACAGCCATTATCGCGTTTTCAGTATTTTTCTACCTGCTCGGGTTCATAACACCATCCGTAGCCGTGCTGAAATCCGATGATCCCCGGCTGAAAACGGGAGACATAGTGATGGAGATCAACGGCGTTGAAATACACTCTCCGGAGGACATTTCAAAAGCGGTTGGAAATTCAGACAGGATAACTCTGACACTCAAGGATGGAAGGACTGTTACGATTGAAGGAGTTACAGGAGTGAAAATTGCCGGAGTGGTGAAAAACTACCCGGCAGACAAAGCTGGATTCAGAGAAGGGTGGATAATAACAGGTGTTGATGGAGTTAGAATCCACACACTCGACGACTTTCTCAAAATAATGAAGGAGAAAAAAGGAGGGGACAAGGTAACACTCCAGGTTTACGACGGACACAGGTTCAGGAACTTTGACATCACTCTCAGGGACAGCAATGGAAGGGGCATCATAGGTGTTCAGGTAGAGGAATACTTTGCAGGGGTCACATTCAGCTACTATTATGCTGAAAATATTCTTAACACTCTCAGAAACATCCCGTCAATGCTGCTTCATCCAGCAGGCTGGCTCTTCCTCATCTCAATGCCGATCGTCTATTTCAACAGCTTTTCATACCCGATAACAGCGTTCTTTGCATCCCAGGTAGGAGACTGGATATTCTTTGCGCTGAACACATTTTACTGGGTGGGATGGATCAATTTCTATGTTGGTCTCTTCAACTGCCTGCCAGCCCTCCCACTGGACGGTGGACGGGTGTACTATGACGTTGTGGAGAAGATCGGTGGCAGAAGGGTGGCAGAGGCATCCACAAGGTTCCTCTCAATACTGATATTCGGTTCGATAATTCTTTCAATCGTCATACCGAACATGCCGAGATGA
- the cutA gene encoding divalent-cation tolerance protein CutA — protein sequence MYYFIYVTTPTEDEAKKIAKHLLEKKLVACVNFWKINSMYWWEGEVQEDGEYAMILKTKAEKFSEVRDEIKKIHSYTTPCICAISIEEGNLEFLRWIDSIVEG from the coding sequence ATGTATTATTTCATTTACGTTACCACTCCCACCGAAGATGAAGCAAAAAAGATTGCAAAGCATTTGCTTGAAAAAAAGCTCGTTGCCTGTGTTAACTTCTGGAAAATAAACTCGATGTACTGGTGGGAAGGAGAGGTGCAGGAAGACGGAGAGTATGCGATGATCCTTAAAACAAAGGCTGAAAAGTTTTCTGAAGTCAGGGATGAGATAAAGAAAATACACAGCTACACCACTCCATGCATCTGCGCGATCAGCATTGAGGAGGGCAATCTGGAGTTTTTAAGGTGGATTGATAGCATTGTGGAAGGATGA